CATTATTTTCATTAAGCCATATAACTTTTGTTGCTGAAAAATAAGGGTCAATAGTTAAACCTGTACTCGAATTTATAGCTTTTTCTAAATTACTTTCTTTTAAACGCTCACAAACTTCAACAGATCGTTTACATTGCCAAACTACTGCATTATGTAATGGATTTCCGTTTTTATCCCATAATACAAAAGTTTCCCGTTGGTTAGAAATACCACAAGAAACAACACTGTTTTCTTCGCCTGGAAATTGTTCGTTAAATTGATTCATACAATTTTTAACGGCGTTTATAACCGACTGATAAATCTCCATAGGATCCTGCTCTACAAAACTAGATTGGGGATAGTATGATTTTAAAGATTCAGTAGTTTTAATAACAACTTTTCCAAATTCATCAAAGATTATAGCTTTAGTACCACTCGTTCCTTGATCGATGGATAAAATATATGATTTAGACATAATAATTTTTACTTTAAATAAAGACTTTTTTTTAAAGCTTAGTCTTCGCTAGGGTGATTTAATCGATCCATAATTACGGCTACTAATATTACCAAACCTTTGATTATTTGTTGCCAAAAAGGCGATACGTTTAGCAATACCAATCCACTATTCAACACACCGATAATAAGTGCTCCTTGAACAGTTCCCATAATAGAACCTCTACCTCCAGATAGTGAAGTACCACCAATAACTACAGCCGCAATAGAATCTAATTCATAGCTCATACCAGCATTTGGTTGCGCAGAGTCTAAACGAGATGTTAGTATAATACCACCTACTGCTGCTAAAATACCAGCAATGGCATACACCCAAATTTTTATTTTATTAATGTTGATGCCTGATAGTCTGGCAGCACTTTCATTCCCACCAATAGCATAAATATGTCTACCAAATTGCGTTTTCTTAGTAACAATTACCGCAATAACCACTATAATAACAGTAATCCAAACAGGCATAGGTATCCCTAAAAACCAACCTGTTCCTATAAAATCGAAACTATCACCCAATCCAGTTATAGGGAAACCACCAGTCCATAACATGGTAGCACCTCTTGCAATAGTTAACATAGCTAAAGTTGCCACGAACGGAGGTACTTTAAAGCGTGTAATCATCCACCCATTAAACACTCCTAGAGATCCACCAATTACTAAACCTGCAAGTATAGCACCGAATACAGTAAACCCAATGTAGGTATTAAACGCAGGAACTTCTAAACCAAATTTTAAGAGCCCAGCAGCAACAGCACCACTAAAAGCAAGAATAGAACCTACAGACAAGTCTATTCCTTTTGTGAGTATAACTAAGGTCATACCCACAGAGATACATACGTTTATAGATATTTGTCTTGCAATGTTCCATCCATTTTCCATGGTGAAAAACTTATCAGACATGATAGTTAAAACAATACATAGCACCAATAGTGCAATAATGGATTGAAATTTTACTAAAGTATTTTTTACATCAGCCATTTTAAAGTCTTATTTTGTTTTTATTGAGTGGTTTCGTTGGGTTATTTCTAATTATTATATAATAGCCGCTTT
The genomic region above belongs to Mariniflexile litorale and contains:
- a CDS encoding ribose ABC transporter permease → MADVKNTLVKFQSIIALLVLCIVLTIMSDKFFTMENGWNIARQISINVCISVGMTLVILTKGIDLSVGSILAFSGAVAAGLLKFGLEVPAFNTYIGFTVFGAILAGLVIGGSLGVFNGWMITRFKVPPFVATLAMLTIARGATMLWTGGFPITGLGDSFDFIGTGWFLGIPMPVWITVIIVVIAVIVTKKTQFGRHIYAIGGNESAARLSGININKIKIWVYAIAGILAAVGGIILTSRLDSAQPNAGMSYELDSIAAVVIGGTSLSGGRGSIMGTVQGALIIGVLNSGLVLLNVSPFWQQIIKGLVILVAVIMDRLNHPSED